In one window of Deinococcus sonorensis KR-87 DNA:
- the kdpC gene encoding potassium-transporting ATPase subunit KdpC: protein MTSQNVPARPAPLARLLLSALLAAVLFILVTGLAYPLLTTAVAGVLFPRQASGSLVTRDGRVVGSSVLGQHFTAARYLHGRPSMTNTTDGSGPQPYNAENSGASNWGPTNAKLSDAVRARVANVRRENDLGAGTSVPVDLVTASGSGLDPDVTLAGALLQVHRIARARGLRPAQVEAVIRAHLTARQFGVLGEPHVNVLAVNLALDASR, encoded by the coding sequence ATGACGTCCCAGAACGTCCCCGCGCGCCCCGCGCCGCTCGCCCGGCTGCTGCTGAGTGCCCTGCTCGCCGCGGTGCTGTTCATCCTGGTCACCGGCCTGGCGTACCCGCTGCTGACGACCGCTGTGGCGGGCGTGCTGTTCCCCCGTCAGGCGAGCGGCAGCCTCGTCACTCGCGACGGGCGCGTCGTTGGTTCATCGGTGCTGGGGCAGCACTTCACGGCCGCCCGGTACCTGCACGGGCGGCCCTCGATGACGAACACGACCGACGGCAGCGGGCCGCAGCCGTACAACGCCGAGAACAGCGGCGCGAGCAACTGGGGACCCACGAACGCGAAGCTCTCGGACGCCGTGCGGGCGCGCGTGGCCAACGTGCGCCGCGAGAATGACCTGGGCGCGGGCACGTCCGTCCCGGTGGACCTGGTGACCGCCTCCGGCAGCGGCCTGGACCCGGACGTCACGCTGGCGGGGGCGTTGCTCCAGGTGCACCGCATCGCGCGCGCGCGCGGGCTGCGCCCGGCCCAGGTGGAGGCGGTCATCCGCGCTCACCTCACCGCCCGGCAGTTCGGCGTGCTGGGCGAGCCGCACGTGAACGTGCTGGCGGTCAACCTGGCGCTGGACGCGAGCCGCTGA
- a CDS encoding universal stress protein has protein sequence MPGPVRLTPPGAPAPRGTHRIVIGMAAGVGKTCRALSDLRERLERGEDAVIGVLETHGRRETLEAAEGLPVVPRRAIRHGHVTLEELDVPGLITRRPRVVLVDELAHTNAPGSAAGKRWQDVEALRDAGIDVLSTLNVQHLESLNDVVARLTGVRVRERVPDHVLHDADELVLVDLPPEDLRARLRAGKVYGPEKIEQALANFFTVPNLTALREIALRHVAQAVELDVPDGQPAAHEVIVVAMAAEATAARLIRRGGQLAERLRGELHVVSVRPGRLTQEQSRLLDTCREITQALGGHFELLDGTGDVGMTLVAYARRVHATQIVMGETSRSRWAELFHGDIIKTVLRGTQGTDVHVISRD, from the coding sequence ATGCCCGGGCCGGTCCGCCTGACCCCACCGGGCGCCCCCGCCCCGCGCGGTACGCACCGCATCGTGATCGGCATGGCGGCGGGCGTGGGCAAGACCTGCCGCGCCCTGAGCGACCTGCGCGAGCGGCTGGAACGCGGGGAGGACGCCGTGATCGGCGTGCTGGAGACGCACGGGCGGCGGGAGACGCTGGAGGCGGCCGAGGGGCTCCCGGTCGTTCCCCGGCGGGCCATCCGGCACGGCCACGTCACCCTGGAGGAGTTGGACGTGCCGGGCCTGATCACCCGCCGCCCGCGGGTGGTGCTGGTGGACGAACTGGCGCACACCAACGCGCCCGGCAGCGCCGCCGGGAAACGCTGGCAGGACGTGGAGGCGTTGCGGGACGCGGGCATCGACGTGCTGTCCACCCTGAACGTGCAGCATCTGGAGTCCCTGAACGACGTCGTGGCCCGCCTCACCGGCGTGCGGGTGCGTGAGCGGGTGCCAGATCACGTGCTGCACGATGCCGACGAGCTGGTGCTGGTCGACCTGCCCCCCGAGGACCTGCGGGCCCGGCTGCGGGCGGGGAAGGTCTACGGGCCGGAGAAGATCGAGCAGGCGCTCGCCAACTTCTTCACCGTGCCCAACCTCACCGCCCTGCGCGAGATCGCCCTGCGGCACGTCGCGCAGGCGGTGGAACTGGACGTCCCGGACGGGCAGCCGGCCGCCCACGAGGTGATCGTGGTGGCGATGGCCGCTGAGGCCACCGCCGCCCGACTGATCCGCCGCGGCGGTCAGCTGGCCGAGCGCCTGCGCGGGGAGCTGCATGTCGTGTCGGTCCGCCCGGGACGACTGACGCAGGAGCAGTCCCGCCTGCTGGACACCTGCCGCGAGATCACGCAGGCGCTCGGCGGGCACTTCGAGCTGCTGGACGGCACGGGCGACGTGGGCATGACGCTCGTCGCGTACGCCCGCCGGGTCCACGCCACCCAGATCGTGATGGGGGAGACCAGCCGCAGCCGCTGGGCCGAACTGTTCCACGGAGACATCATCAAGACCGTGCTGCGCGGGACGCAGGGCACGGACGTGCACGTCATCAGCCGCGATTGA
- a CDS encoding heavy metal translocating P-type ATPase: protein MTGSVRPPEGTPPTLDYFVEGMDCPTCVRKIEGALERLPGAQNARTNLTTQTLTLTLDEATTPREVLEKNLRALGHEPQLLNGTTDAKATQPKPWYRTRQGQLVVTSGALLVLAYVFGLLEPRLAFWGYLAATLLGTWPLARKAYAAGRAGDPFSINTLVTLAAIGALLIGQAAEAAVVVFFFAVGELLEGVAVGRARSGIKALSALTPRTAKVLKKGKVFELPVESLKVGTLIQVQPGDRIPADGVITEGRAGVDDSPVTGESMPLNKGTGDAVYAGSISTDGVLTIRVEKEARDNTIAQMIHLVEQAEASKAPTARFIDRFSRVYTPFVVLVAALTAVLPPLLFGGDWAAWFYKGIALLLIGCPCALVLSVPAAITSGLSAGARRGLLIKGGAALEAMGGVKTVAFDKTGTLTAGHPQVTNLVPFGIGTAELLRLAAAVEQGSGHPLARAIVDHAKAEGAVDLPTVTDGAALPGQGVHAVVEGQTVLIGSPRYAQEQGALQDEAAQRAALLEEQGNTVVVLMRAGQTLGLIALRDEPRADARQGIMDLKALGVTPVMLTGDNARTGTAIAADLGLDVRAELLPADKLRLIGDLKAAGTVAMIGDGINDAPALAAADVGVAMGGATDVALETASAALLRAEVRGVAELVELSRATMNNIRMNVAFAIGLKLIFLVTTLLGITGLWPAILSDTGATALVTANALRLLSWQARTHKAQRRPTGTSVPQTA, encoded by the coding sequence ATGACCGGATCTGTGCGTCCCCCAGAAGGTACCCCACCAACCTTGGACTACTTTGTCGAGGGGATGGACTGTCCGACCTGCGTGCGGAAGATCGAAGGGGCGCTGGAACGTCTTCCAGGCGCGCAGAACGCCCGAACCAACCTCACCACCCAGACGCTGACCCTCACGCTGGACGAGGCCACCACGCCACGCGAAGTGCTGGAGAAAAACCTGCGGGCCTTGGGCCATGAGCCACAGCTGCTCAATGGCACCACGGACGCCAAGGCCACGCAGCCCAAGCCCTGGTACCGCACCCGCCAGGGCCAGCTGGTCGTGACCTCCGGCGCCCTGCTGGTCCTGGCCTATGTGTTCGGCCTGCTCGAACCACGTCTGGCCTTCTGGGGCTACCTGGCCGCCACCCTGCTGGGCACCTGGCCGCTCGCCCGCAAGGCCTACGCCGCGGGCCGGGCCGGCGATCCCTTCAGCATCAACACCCTCGTCACCCTGGCCGCCATCGGGGCGCTCCTCATCGGGCAGGCCGCCGAGGCCGCGGTGGTGGTGTTCTTCTTCGCGGTGGGCGAGCTCCTGGAAGGGGTGGCCGTGGGCCGGGCCCGCAGCGGCATCAAAGCCCTGTCCGCCCTGACGCCCAGAACCGCGAAGGTGCTCAAGAAAGGCAAGGTCTTCGAGTTGCCGGTCGAGAGCCTTAAGGTCGGCACCTTGATTCAGGTGCAGCCGGGCGACCGGATTCCCGCCGACGGCGTCATCACCGAAGGGCGGGCGGGTGTGGACGACTCCCCCGTGACCGGCGAGAGCATGCCGCTGAACAAGGGGACTGGGGACGCGGTGTACGCCGGCAGCATCAGCACCGACGGGGTGCTGACCATCCGGGTGGAGAAGGAGGCCAGGGACAACACCATCGCCCAGATGATCCACCTGGTCGAGCAGGCCGAGGCCAGCAAGGCCCCCACCGCCCGCTTCATCGACCGCTTCTCCCGGGTCTACACCCCGTTTGTGGTGCTGGTGGCCGCCCTGACCGCGGTCCTGCCGCCGCTGCTGTTCGGCGGAGACTGGGCCGCGTGGTTCTACAAGGGCATCGCGCTGCTGCTGATCGGCTGCCCCTGCGCATTGGTGCTGTCGGTGCCGGCGGCCATCACCTCCGGGCTGTCCGCCGGCGCGCGGCGCGGCCTGCTGATCAAGGGCGGCGCGGCCCTGGAAGCGATGGGCGGCGTGAAGACAGTGGCGTTCGACAAGACCGGCACCCTCACGGCGGGGCACCCGCAGGTCACGAACCTGGTCCCGTTCGGCATCGGGACGGCGGAGCTGCTGCGGCTGGCCGCGGCGGTCGAGCAGGGCTCCGGCCACCCGCTGGCCCGCGCCATCGTGGACCACGCCAAGGCTGAAGGGGCAGTGGACCTGCCCACCGTCACGGACGGCGCCGCGCTCCCCGGCCAGGGCGTCCATGCCGTGGTGGAGGGTCAGACCGTCCTGATCGGCTCCCCCCGTTACGCGCAGGAGCAGGGCGCCCTGCAGGACGAAGCGGCGCAGCGAGCCGCGCTCCTCGAAGAGCAGGGCAACACGGTGGTGGTGCTGATGCGTGCCGGGCAGACGCTGGGCCTGATCGCGCTGCGCGACGAGCCCCGGGCAGATGCCCGTCAGGGCATCATGGACCTCAAGGCGCTGGGGGTCACACCCGTCATGCTGACCGGTGACAATGCCCGCACCGGCACAGCCATCGCCGCAGACCTGGGGTTGGACGTGCGCGCCGAACTCCTCCCGGCCGACAAGCTGCGGCTGATCGGTGACCTGAAGGCGGCGGGGACGGTCGCCATGATCGGCGACGGCATCAACGACGCGCCGGCGCTGGCCGCCGCGGATGTCGGTGTGGCGATGGGCGGCGCCACGGACGTCGCCCTGGAGACGGCGAGCGCGGCGCTGCTGCGCGCCGAGGTGCGCGGCGTGGCGGAGCTGGTGGAGTTGTCGCGGGCCACCATGAACAACATCCGCATGAACGTGGCGTTCGCCATCGGTCTCAAGCTGATCTTCCTGGTCACCACCCTGCTCGGCATCACCGGGCTGTGGCCCGCCATCCTGTCGGATACCGGCGCAACAGCGCTGGTGACCGCCAACGCCCTGCGCCTGCTCAGCTGGCAGGCCAGGACCCACAAAGCGCAGCGCCGCCCGACCGGCACCAGCGTGCCCCAGACCGCCTGA
- a CDS encoding sulfite exporter TauE/SafE family protein — protein sequence MTPLDVLVLTLIFFCTSVISVVTGATSLITVPALLAFGVPATTALGTNMLALTVMSVGASVPFWRGDALDRLRLPLLLGLTGAGSLLGALLVFVVPPALLPLIIAAAMLVVAVVVLRPGRTAAALQAPTRQRQVVGYGLTLLLAVYGGFFSGGYVTLLTAAFLTTFRLPFLRAVATTKVINVASSLVATVIFATRGAVDWRLGVVLSGVMYAGATIGARWTLRLEERRIRQLFVATVLLLALKTLVLDVPWARLVSGQGL from the coding sequence GTGACGCCGCTTGACGTGCTCGTGTTGACCCTCATCTTTTTCTGCACCAGCGTGATCAGCGTCGTGACGGGCGCAACCTCGCTGATCACCGTGCCCGCCCTCCTGGCCTTCGGCGTTCCCGCCACCACGGCCCTGGGAACCAACATGCTGGCCCTCACCGTGATGAGTGTGGGGGCCTCGGTGCCGTTCTGGCGGGGTGACGCGCTGGACCGCCTGCGGCTCCCGCTGCTGCTGGGTCTCACGGGGGCGGGTTCGCTGCTGGGGGCCCTGCTGGTGTTCGTGGTTCCGCCCGCGCTGCTCCCGCTGATCATCGCGGCGGCCATGCTGGTCGTCGCCGTGGTGGTGCTGCGGCCCGGCCGCACCGCAGCAGCGCTTCAAGCGCCCACCCGACAGCGTCAGGTGGTGGGCTACGGCCTGACGCTGCTGCTCGCGGTGTACGGGGGCTTCTTCAGCGGCGGCTATGTCACGCTGCTGACCGCCGCGTTTCTCACGACATTTCGCCTGCCGTTCTTGAGGGCCGTCGCGACCACGAAAGTCATCAACGTGGCCTCCTCGCTGGTGGCCACCGTGATCTTCGCCACGCGGGGTGCCGTGGACTGGCGCCTGGGGGTCGTCCTCAGCGGCGTGATGTACGCGGGCGCCACCATCGGCGCGCGCTGGACCCTGCGCCTGGAGGAACGGCGGATCCGGCAGCTGTTTGTGGCCACGGTCCTGCTGCTGGCCCTCAAGACGCTGGTGTTGGATGTGCCGTGGGCCCGCCTCGTGTCCGGCCAGGGGCTGTGA
- a CDS encoding cation diffusion facilitator family transporter — protein MYALPAALDILSVGYRLVRGSLKRRLDEAAPLEVQQRISRYAHGALGAHDVRTRRAGQVTFIECHLVVPGEMPVEVTHRICEALKDSLRRVFQGSLVTIHVEPESKANPQGIVVR, from the coding sequence GTGTACGCACTTCCCGCCGCGCTGGACATCCTGTCGGTGGGGTACCGGCTGGTGCGCGGAAGCCTCAAACGCCGGCTGGACGAGGCAGCTCCTCTGGAGGTGCAGCAGCGCATCAGCCGGTACGCGCACGGCGCACTGGGAGCGCATGACGTTCGGACCCGCAGGGCCGGTCAGGTGACGTTCATCGAGTGTCACCTGGTGGTGCCGGGCGAGATGCCGGTCGAGGTGACACACCGTATCTGCGAAGCGCTGAAGGACAGCCTCCGGCGGGTCTTCCAGGGCAGTCTGGTCACCATCCACGTCGAGCCGGAAAGCAAGGCCAACCCCCAGGGCATCGTCGTGCGGTGA
- a CDS encoding cation diffusion facilitator family transporter, with protein sequence MAHEHGHTHGHAHSHGHTHAPADFGRAFLIGIGLNTIFVVFEIVYGTLAKSLALVADAGHNASDVLGLLLAWGAYLAAKRRPSQKHTYGLRRSSILASLTNAVLLLIALGAIIWEAIQRFSNPAPVVGGTVIWVALLGMAINGITAYLFASGRKGDLNLRGAFQHMFADALVSAGVVVTGVLIVFTGWDWLDPLVSLLLAAVILYGTWGLLRESLDLALDAVPEGVNLKEVRAFLVDQPGVFGVHDLHVWGMSTTETALTVHLVVPDGLSDERLQHLRHELHEHFGVEHATVQIEQGRVPCDLLSDEVV encoded by the coding sequence ATGGCTCACGAACACGGTCACACCCATGGTCATGCCCACAGCCACGGTCATACGCACGCGCCCGCGGACTTCGGGCGGGCGTTCCTGATCGGGATCGGCCTGAACACCATCTTTGTGGTCTTCGAAATCGTCTACGGCACGCTGGCGAAATCGCTGGCCCTGGTGGCCGATGCGGGGCACAACGCCAGCGACGTGCTGGGTCTGCTGCTCGCCTGGGGGGCCTACCTGGCGGCGAAGCGCCGGCCCTCGCAGAAACACACGTACGGGCTGCGTCGGAGCAGCATCCTGGCCTCGTTGACCAACGCCGTGCTGCTGCTGATCGCCCTGGGGGCCATCATCTGGGAAGCCATCCAGCGGTTCTCCAACCCCGCGCCCGTGGTCGGGGGCACCGTGATCTGGGTGGCGCTGCTGGGCATGGCCATCAACGGGATCACGGCGTACCTGTTCGCGTCCGGGCGCAAGGGCGACCTCAACCTCCGCGGCGCATTCCAGCACATGTTCGCGGATGCGCTGGTCTCGGCCGGCGTGGTGGTGACCGGAGTGCTGATCGTCTTCACCGGCTGGGACTGGCTCGATCCGCTGGTCAGCCTGCTCCTCGCCGCGGTGATCCTGTACGGCACCTGGGGCCTCCTGCGCGAGTCGCTGGACCTCGCGCTCGATGCGGTGCCGGAAGGCGTCAATCTGAAGGAAGTCCGGGCGTTCCTGGTGGACCAGCCGGGCGTGTTCGGGGTGCATGACCTGCACGTGTGGGGCATGAGCACCACCGAGACGGCCTTGACGGTGCACCTGGTGGTCCCGGATGGCCTGTCCGACGAGCGGCTGCAGCACCTGAGGCATGAGCTGCACGAGCACTTTGGCGTGGAGCATGCCACGGTGCAGATCGAACAGGGCCGGGTTCCCTGCGATCTGCTGTCCGATGAGGTGGTGTGA
- a CDS encoding ArsR/SmtB family transcription factor, giving the protein MMLTSQEDACEVTCVHPEAVLKARVAMPDTGCVDNASALLKAVADPTRLRLLSALNTGELCVCDLSAVVGISESAVSHQLRLLRAHRLVTFRKEGRIVYYRLLDQHVTALIGSALDHVRE; this is encoded by the coding sequence ATGATGCTCACTTCTCAAGAAGACGCCTGCGAAGTGACCTGCGTTCATCCGGAGGCGGTTCTGAAGGCGAGAGTGGCCATGCCGGACACCGGTTGTGTGGACAACGCCAGCGCGCTCCTCAAGGCGGTGGCCGACCCGACCCGGTTGCGGCTGCTCAGTGCCCTGAACACCGGCGAGCTGTGCGTGTGTGATCTCTCGGCGGTGGTGGGGATCAGCGAGAGTGCGGTCAGCCATCAGCTGCGGTTGCTCCGCGCCCACCGGCTGGTGACGTTCCGCAAGGAGGGCCGCATCGTGTATTACCGGCTGCTGGATCAGCATGTCACGGCGTTGATCGGGAGTGCCCTCGATCATGTCCGGGAGTAG
- the kdpF gene encoding K(+)-transporting ATPase subunit F yields MFWPVRPLPERDGAAVMLALALTSLALFGYLLCSLLRPEDF; encoded by the coding sequence GTGTTTTGGCCTGTGCGTCCTCTACCTGAACGGGATGGAGCGGCTGTGATGCTCGCGCTGGCCCTGACCTCCCTGGCCCTCTTCGGCTACCTGCTGTGCTCGCTGCTGCGCCCGGAGGACTTCTGA
- the kdpB gene encoding potassium-transporting ATPase subunit KdpB, giving the protein MTSTPVRAPSGHPSSIFAPPLVRSALLASFSKLSPAAQARNPVMFVVYLGTALTLYATVANVFTRRAWGDELAVTLLLLLTVLFANFAEGLAEARGKAQAAALRSAREDVKARRRVGVREEVVPGTALTRDDLVVVEAGEFIPADGEIVEGLASVDESAITGESAPVIREAGTDHSGVTGGTRVLSDRIVVRVTSGPGESFLDRMIALVEGASRQKTPNEIALLILLSGLTLIFLLAVVTLYPFTVYAGAPASPVTLIALLVCLIPTTIGGLLPAIGIAGMDRALQANVIAKSGKAVEVAGDVDTLLLDKTGTITIGNRQATRFSPVPGVSELELARAATLASLADPTPEGKSIVALARRQGVVAETPEGAEFIEFTAQTRMSGVDLAGTSIRKGAAERIARLAAERGGRVPLELQPLVDDVARGGSTPLLVIENSRLLGVVALSDVVKPGIRERFAELRRMGLKTVMITGDNPLTAEAIAKEAGVDGFLAEATPEDKLRMIREEQQGGRLVAMMGDGTNDAPALAQADVGLAMNSGTQAAKEAGNMVDLDSDPTKLIEVVGIGKGLLITRGALTTFSIANDVAKYFAILPALFVTAYPELAALNVMRLHSPTSAILSAVLFNAIIIPLLIPLALRGVPYRPMSAASMLTRNLLVYGGGGLIVPFLAIKLIDLLITPLLG; this is encoded by the coding sequence GTGACCTCCACCCCTGTCCGCGCCCCGTCGGGGCACCCGTCCAGCATCTTCGCGCCGCCGCTGGTCCGCAGCGCGCTGCTGGCCAGTTTCTCCAAGCTCTCGCCCGCGGCCCAGGCCCGCAACCCGGTGATGTTCGTGGTCTACCTTGGCACGGCCCTCACCCTGTACGCGACGGTGGCGAACGTCTTCACGCGCCGCGCGTGGGGTGATGAGCTGGCCGTCACGCTGCTGCTGCTGCTGACCGTGCTGTTCGCCAACTTCGCCGAGGGGCTGGCGGAGGCGCGCGGGAAGGCGCAGGCGGCGGCGCTCCGGTCGGCCCGTGAGGACGTGAAGGCCCGCCGCCGGGTGGGCGTGCGCGAGGAGGTCGTGCCCGGCACCGCGCTCACGCGGGACGACCTGGTGGTCGTGGAGGCGGGCGAGTTCATCCCCGCCGACGGGGAGATCGTGGAGGGCCTGGCCAGCGTGGACGAGAGCGCCATCACCGGCGAGAGCGCCCCGGTGATCCGTGAGGCCGGGACCGACCACTCGGGCGTGACGGGCGGCACGCGGGTGCTGTCGGACCGCATCGTCGTGCGGGTCACCAGCGGGCCCGGGGAGAGCTTCCTCGACCGCATGATCGCCCTGGTGGAGGGCGCGTCCCGCCAGAAGACCCCGAACGAGATCGCGCTGCTGATCCTGCTGAGCGGCCTGACGTTGATCTTCCTGCTGGCGGTGGTCACCCTGTATCCCTTCACGGTGTACGCCGGGGCGCCCGCGTCGCCCGTCACCCTGATCGCGCTGCTGGTGTGCCTGATCCCCACCACCATCGGCGGGCTGCTCCCGGCCATCGGCATCGCGGGCATGGACCGCGCCCTGCAGGCGAACGTGATCGCGAAGAGCGGCAAGGCGGTCGAGGTGGCGGGAGACGTGGACACGCTGCTGCTCGACAAGACCGGCACCATCACCATCGGGAACCGCCAGGCGACCCGCTTCTCGCCCGTGCCAGGCGTTTCCGAGCTGGAGCTGGCCCGCGCCGCCACCCTCGCCTCCCTGGCCGACCCCACCCCAGAGGGCAAGAGCATCGTGGCCCTCGCCCGGCGGCAGGGGGTCGTGGCCGAGACGCCGGAGGGGGCCGAGTTCATCGAGTTCACCGCCCAGACGCGCATGAGCGGCGTGGACCTCGCCGGCACGAGCATCCGCAAGGGGGCCGCCGAGCGCATCGCCCGCCTCGCCGCCGAGCGCGGGGGCCGGGTGCCCTTGGAGTTGCAGCCCCTGGTGGACGACGTGGCGCGGGGCGGGAGCACGCCGCTGTTGGTGATCGAGAACAGCCGCCTGCTGGGCGTGGTGGCCTTGAGTGACGTCGTGAAGCCCGGCATCCGCGAACGCTTCGCCGAGCTGCGCCGCATGGGCCTCAAGACCGTGATGATCACCGGGGACAACCCCCTGACCGCCGAGGCAATCGCGAAGGAGGCGGGCGTGGACGGCTTCCTGGCCGAGGCCACCCCGGAGGACAAGCTGCGCATGATCCGCGAGGAGCAGCAGGGCGGCCGGCTCGTCGCCATGATGGGCGACGGCACGAATGACGCGCCGGCGCTCGCGCAGGCCGACGTGGGCCTCGCCATGAACAGCGGCACCCAGGCGGCGAAGGAGGCGGGGAACATGGTGGACCTCGACTCGGACCCGACCAAGCTGATTGAGGTCGTGGGGATCGGCAAGGGCCTGCTGATCACGCGCGGGGCGCTGACCACCTTCTCCATCGCCAACGACGTGGCGAAGTACTTCGCCATCCTGCCCGCCCTGTTCGTGACCGCCTACCCGGAGCTCGCGGCGCTGAACGTGATGCGGCTGCACAGCCCCACCAGCGCCATCCTCAGCGCCGTGCTCTTCAACGCCATCATCATCCCGCTCCTCATTCCGCTGGCCCTGCGGGGCGTGCCGTACCGGCCCATGAGCGCGGCGTCCATGCTGACCCGCAACCTGCTGGTGTACGGCGGGGGCGGGCTGATCGTGCCGTTCCTCGCCATCAAGCTCATCGACCTCCTCATCACGCCCCTGCTGGGCTGA
- the kdpA gene encoding potassium-transporting ATPase subunit KdpA: MPANLLQFVLLLVLMTALVVPAGGWLYRVVQSPRHTAAERVTYRLLGVNPAEAMDWRRYGLVLVVSNLVLLLLGYLLLRLQGLLPWNPAGLGAQAPDLAWNTMVSFVTNTNWQAYSGEQSLSSFSQMAVITTCMFVSAATGFAAAVAFMRGLAGRRGTDLGNFWVDLTRIIYRVFLPLSFVLALIFVWQGMPQTLSASANATTLEGAVQRIALGPVASLESIKHLGTNGGGFFAMNAAHPFENPTPLTNALHILSMLLLPSALTSTFGRMLGNVRQGWVIFGGMLVMFVGCLAAVYTFEQAGNPILTRLGADQAITATQAGGNMEGKEVRFGIAQTVLFATTTTAATTGSVNSMHDSYTGLGGLVPMTEMMVNNVFGGKGVGFINFVQYLVLGVFIAGLMVGRTPEFLGKKIEAREVKLTMLAVLAHPLSILGFTALAAVLPAALGRLNNPGPHGFSELLYAYTSGTANNGSAFAGLGADTPFFNLTIGLAMLIGRYLTLLPMLAVAGLLAAKRRVPVSSGTLPTDTALFGGLTVVVIVIVGALTFLPALTLGPVADHLQMLNGVVLK, from the coding sequence ATGCCCGCCAACCTGCTGCAATTCGTGCTGCTGCTGGTCCTGATGACGGCGCTGGTCGTCCCGGCAGGCGGGTGGCTGTACCGCGTGGTCCAGAGTCCCCGCCACACCGCGGCCGAGCGCGTCACGTACCGCCTGCTGGGCGTGAATCCCGCCGAGGCGATGGACTGGAGGCGGTACGGCCTGGTCCTGGTCGTGTCCAACCTCGTCCTGCTGCTGCTGGGCTACCTGCTGCTGCGGCTGCAGGGCCTGCTCCCCTGGAACCCGGCGGGGCTCGGCGCCCAGGCCCCCGACCTCGCGTGGAACACCATGGTCAGCTTCGTGACGAACACGAACTGGCAGGCGTACAGCGGCGAGCAGAGCCTGTCGTCCTTCTCGCAGATGGCGGTCATCACGACCTGCATGTTCGTGTCGGCCGCGACGGGCTTCGCGGCGGCGGTGGCGTTCATGCGCGGGCTGGCGGGCCGCCGCGGCACGGACCTGGGGAACTTCTGGGTGGACCTCACCCGCATCATCTACCGGGTGTTCCTGCCCCTCTCCTTCGTGCTCGCGCTGATCTTCGTGTGGCAGGGGATGCCGCAGACGCTGAGCGCCTCCGCGAACGCGACCACCCTGGAGGGCGCCGTGCAGCGCATCGCGCTCGGCCCGGTCGCCTCGCTGGAGAGCATCAAGCACCTGGGCACGAACGGCGGCGGCTTCTTCGCCATGAACGCCGCGCACCCGTTCGAGAACCCCACGCCGCTCACGAACGCGCTGCACATCCTCTCGATGCTGCTGCTCCCCTCGGCGCTCACCTCGACCTTCGGGCGGATGCTGGGCAACGTCCGGCAGGGCTGGGTGATCTTCGGCGGGATGCTGGTGATGTTCGTGGGCTGCCTCGCCGCCGTGTACACCTTCGAGCAGGCTGGGAACCCGATTCTGACGCGCCTGGGCGCGGATCAGGCGATCACGGCCACCCAGGCGGGCGGCAACATGGAGGGCAAGGAGGTGCGGTTCGGGATCGCGCAGACGGTCCTGTTCGCCACCACCACGACCGCCGCGACGACCGGCAGCGTGAACAGCATGCACGACTCCTACACCGGACTGGGCGGCCTGGTGCCCATGACCGAGATGATGGTGAACAACGTGTTCGGCGGCAAGGGCGTGGGGTTCATCAACTTCGTGCAGTACCTGGTGCTGGGCGTGTTCATCGCGGGGCTGATGGTGGGCCGAACGCCCGAGTTCCTGGGGAAGAAGATCGAGGCGCGGGAGGTCAAGCTCACGATGCTCGCCGTCCTCGCCCATCCCCTCAGCATCCTGGGCTTCACCGCGCTGGCCGCGGTGCTGCCCGCCGCGCTCGGGCGCCTGAACAACCCCGGCCCGCACGGCTTCTCGGAACTGCTGTACGCCTACACCTCCGGCACGGCGAACAACGGCTCGGCGTTCGCGGGCCTGGGGGCGGACACCCCGTTCTTCAACCTGACCATTGGCCTGGCCATGCTGATCGGGCGGTACCTCACGCTGCTGCCGATGCTGGCCGTCGCGGGCCTGCTGGCCGCCAAGCGCCGGGTGCCGGTGTCGTCGGGCACGCTGCCCACCGACACCGCGCTGTTCGGCGGCCTGACCGTCGTCGTGATCGTGATCGTCGGGGCGCTGACCTTTCTGCCCGCCCTCACCCTCGGCCCGGTGGCCGATCACCTGCAGATGCTGAACGGCGTGGTGCTGAAATGA